A window of Gouania willdenowi unplaced genomic scaffold, fGouWil2.1 scaffold_51_arrow_ctg1, whole genome shotgun sequence contains these coding sequences:
- the aimp1b gene encoding aminoacyl tRNA synthase complex-interacting multifunctional protein 1 isoform X2, whose translation MADEDNIFNPSLAAALRKLDPEDGEQVMEYLKTHALLSREKALLQASVREQKKLLVENAKLKTDIEHLKTQLHDKQKRRSGKAMSHSCISSASTVPDKPAPPPVDEAPPTTSSPDRSNPRRRRKAPPTSDCLPLGVEPQDEVHRLDLRVGRLLSEQPHPQVESLWVQEVDVGESRPRTVVSNRGLQQLPGSLPGSLPGSLAVLLCNVKPCKIRGVVSKARLLCCSSPDSEITELLAPPTGSLPGDRVTFLNFPGDPDRELRSKLRLFERLQAEMAVDGRGVATFRGCGFEVKGKGLCRAPTLTNATIR comes from the exons ATGGCGGACGAAGACAACATCTTTAATCCCAG TTTGGCGGCAGCGCTCAGGAAGCTGGACCCGGAGGACGGAGAACAGGTGATGGAGTATTTAAAGACACATGCCCTGCTGAGCCGAGAGAAAGCAC TCCTACAGGCATCGGTGCGCGAGCAAAAGAAGCTTCTGGTGGAAAACGCCAAACTGAAGACGGACATCGAGCACCTGAAAACGCAGCTGCACGACAAGCAGAAGAGACGCAGCG GGAAAGCCATGTCCCATAGTTGCATTAGCTCTGCCTCTACAGTGCCTGACAAGCCGGCTCCGCCCCCTGTTGATGAAGCTCCTCCCACGACTTCATCACCTGACAGAAGCAATCCGCGGCGCAGACGTAAAG CTCCGCCCACCTCAGACTGCTTACCTCTGGGGGTGGAGCCTCAAGACGAGGTGCATCGGTTGGACCTCCGCGTTGGTCGGCTCCTCAGCGAACAGCCCCACCCACAGGTGGAGTCGCTGTGGGTGCAAGAGGTGGACGTGGGAGAGTCCCGCCCACGGACCGTGGTCAGCAACCGCGGTTTGCAGCAA CTTCCTGGTTCACTTCCTGGTTCACTTCCTGGTTCGCTGGCTGTGCTGCTGTGCAACGTGAAGCCCTGTAAGATTAGGGGCGTGGTCTCTAAGGCCCGCCTCCTGTGCTGCTCCTCCCCCGACAGTGAAATCACTGAGCTCTTAGCCCCGCCCACTGGATCCCTCCCTGGAGACAGAGTCACGTTCCTCAACTTTCCCG gggacCCTGACAGGGAGCTGAGGTCTAAACTGCGTCTCTTCGAGCGTCTTCAGGCTGAGATGGCGGTGGACGGAAGGGGCGTGGCCACATTTAGGGGGTGTGGCTTTGAGGTGAAGGGTAAAGGCCTGTGTAGAGCCCCCACCCTCACCAACGCCACCATCCGATag
- the aimp1b gene encoding aminoacyl tRNA synthase complex-interacting multifunctional protein 1 isoform X4, translating to MREEAEPMQTPLCPLAAALRKLDPEDGEQVMEYLKTHALLSREKALLQASVREQKKLLVENAKLKTDIEHLKTQLHDKQKRRSGKAMSHSCISSASTVPDKPAPPPVDEAPPTTSSPDRSNPRRRRKAPPTSDCLPLGVEPQDEVHRLDLRVGRLLSEQPHPQVESLWVQEVDVGESRPRTVLPGSLPGSLPGSLAVLLCNVKPCKIRGVVSKARLLCCSSPDSEITELLAPPTGSLPGDRVTFLNFPGDPDRELRSKLRLFERLQAEMAVDGRGVATFRGCGFEVKGKGLCRAPTLTNATIR from the exons ATGAGGGAAGAGGCGGAGCCTATGCAAACGCCATTGTGCCC TTTGGCGGCAGCGCTCAGGAAGCTGGACCCGGAGGACGGAGAACAGGTGATGGAGTATTTAAAGACACATGCCCTGCTGAGCCGAGAGAAAGCAC TCCTACAGGCATCGGTGCGCGAGCAAAAGAAGCTTCTGGTGGAAAACGCCAAACTGAAGACGGACATCGAGCACCTGAAAACGCAGCTGCACGACAAGCAGAAGAGACGCAGCG GGAAAGCCATGTCCCATAGTTGCATTAGCTCTGCCTCTACAGTGCCTGACAAGCCGGCTCCGCCCCCTGTTGATGAAGCTCCTCCCACGACTTCATCACCTGACAGAAGCAATCCGCGGCGCAGACGTAAAG CTCCGCCCACCTCAGACTGCTTACCTCTGGGGGTGGAGCCTCAAGACGAGGTGCATCGGTTGGACCTCCGCGTTGGTCGGCTCCTCAGCGAACAGCCCCACCCACAGGTGGAGTCGCTGTGGGTGCAAGAGGTGGACGTGGGAGAGTCCCGCCCACGGACCGTG CTTCCTGGTTCACTTCCTGGTTCACTTCCTGGTTCGCTGGCTGTGCTGCTGTGCAACGTGAAGCCCTGTAAGATTAGGGGCGTGGTCTCTAAGGCCCGCCTCCTGTGCTGCTCCTCCCCCGACAGTGAAATCACTGAGCTCTTAGCCCCGCCCACTGGATCCCTCCCTGGAGACAGAGTCACGTTCCTCAACTTTCCCG gggacCCTGACAGGGAGCTGAGGTCTAAACTGCGTCTCTTCGAGCGTCTTCAGGCTGAGATGGCGGTGGACGGAAGGGGCGTGGCCACATTTAGGGGGTGTGGCTTTGAGGTGAAGGGTAAAGGCCTGTGTAGAGCCCCCACCCTCACCAACGCCACCATCCGATag
- the aimp1b gene encoding aminoacyl tRNA synthase complex-interacting multifunctional protein 1 isoform X1, translating into MREEAEPMQTPLCPLAAALRKLDPEDGEQVMEYLKTHALLSREKALLQASVREQKKLLVENAKLKTDIEHLKTQLHDKQKRRSGKAMSHSCISSASTVPDKPAPPPVDEAPPTTSSPDRSNPRRRRKAPPTSDCLPLGVEPQDEVHRLDLRVGRLLSEQPHPQVESLWVQEVDVGESRPRTVVSNRGLQQLPGSLPGSLPGSLAVLLCNVKPCKIRGVVSKARLLCCSSPDSEITELLAPPTGSLPGDRVTFLNFPGDPDRELRSKLRLFERLQAEMAVDGRGVATFRGCGFEVKGKGLCRAPTLTNATIR; encoded by the exons ATGAGGGAAGAGGCGGAGCCTATGCAAACGCCATTGTGCCC TTTGGCGGCAGCGCTCAGGAAGCTGGACCCGGAGGACGGAGAACAGGTGATGGAGTATTTAAAGACACATGCCCTGCTGAGCCGAGAGAAAGCAC TCCTACAGGCATCGGTGCGCGAGCAAAAGAAGCTTCTGGTGGAAAACGCCAAACTGAAGACGGACATCGAGCACCTGAAAACGCAGCTGCACGACAAGCAGAAGAGACGCAGCG GGAAAGCCATGTCCCATAGTTGCATTAGCTCTGCCTCTACAGTGCCTGACAAGCCGGCTCCGCCCCCTGTTGATGAAGCTCCTCCCACGACTTCATCACCTGACAGAAGCAATCCGCGGCGCAGACGTAAAG CTCCGCCCACCTCAGACTGCTTACCTCTGGGGGTGGAGCCTCAAGACGAGGTGCATCGGTTGGACCTCCGCGTTGGTCGGCTCCTCAGCGAACAGCCCCACCCACAGGTGGAGTCGCTGTGGGTGCAAGAGGTGGACGTGGGAGAGTCCCGCCCACGGACCGTGGTCAGCAACCGCGGTTTGCAGCAA CTTCCTGGTTCACTTCCTGGTTCACTTCCTGGTTCGCTGGCTGTGCTGCTGTGCAACGTGAAGCCCTGTAAGATTAGGGGCGTGGTCTCTAAGGCCCGCCTCCTGTGCTGCTCCTCCCCCGACAGTGAAATCACTGAGCTCTTAGCCCCGCCCACTGGATCCCTCCCTGGAGACAGAGTCACGTTCCTCAACTTTCCCG gggacCCTGACAGGGAGCTGAGGTCTAAACTGCGTCTCTTCGAGCGTCTTCAGGCTGAGATGGCGGTGGACGGAAGGGGCGTGGCCACATTTAGGGGGTGTGGCTTTGAGGTGAAGGGTAAAGGCCTGTGTAGAGCCCCCACCCTCACCAACGCCACCATCCGATag
- the aimp1b gene encoding aminoacyl tRNA synthase complex-interacting multifunctional protein 1 isoform X3 — MREEAEPMQTPLCPLAAALRKLDPEDGEQVMEYLKTHALLSREKALLQASVREQKKLLVENAKLKTDIEHLKTQLHDKQKRRSGKAMSHSCISSASTVPDKPAPPPVDEAPPTTSSPDRSNPRRRRKAPPTSDCLPLGVEPQDEVHRLDLRVGRLLSEQPHPQVESLWVQEVDVGESRPRTVVSNRGLQQLPGSLPGSLAVLLCNVKPCKIRGVVSKARLLCCSSPDSEITELLAPPTGSLPGDRVTFLNFPGDPDRELRSKLRLFERLQAEMAVDGRGVATFRGCGFEVKGKGLCRAPTLTNATIR; from the exons ATGAGGGAAGAGGCGGAGCCTATGCAAACGCCATTGTGCCC TTTGGCGGCAGCGCTCAGGAAGCTGGACCCGGAGGACGGAGAACAGGTGATGGAGTATTTAAAGACACATGCCCTGCTGAGCCGAGAGAAAGCAC TCCTACAGGCATCGGTGCGCGAGCAAAAGAAGCTTCTGGTGGAAAACGCCAAACTGAAGACGGACATCGAGCACCTGAAAACGCAGCTGCACGACAAGCAGAAGAGACGCAGCG GGAAAGCCATGTCCCATAGTTGCATTAGCTCTGCCTCTACAGTGCCTGACAAGCCGGCTCCGCCCCCTGTTGATGAAGCTCCTCCCACGACTTCATCACCTGACAGAAGCAATCCGCGGCGCAGACGTAAAG CTCCGCCCACCTCAGACTGCTTACCTCTGGGGGTGGAGCCTCAAGACGAGGTGCATCGGTTGGACCTCCGCGTTGGTCGGCTCCTCAGCGAACAGCCCCACCCACAGGTGGAGTCGCTGTGGGTGCAAGAGGTGGACGTGGGAGAGTCCCGCCCACGGACCGTGGTCAGCAACCGCGGTTTGCAGCA ACTTCCTGGTTCACTTCCTGGTTCGCTGGCTGTGCTGCTGTGCAACGTGAAGCCCTGTAAGATTAGGGGCGTGGTCTCTAAGGCCCGCCTCCTGTGCTGCTCCTCCCCCGACAGTGAAATCACTGAGCTCTTAGCCCCGCCCACTGGATCCCTCCCTGGAGACAGAGTCACGTTCCTCAACTTTCCCG gggacCCTGACAGGGAGCTGAGGTCTAAACTGCGTCTCTTCGAGCGTCTTCAGGCTGAGATGGCGGTGGACGGAAGGGGCGTGGCCACATTTAGGGGGTGTGGCTTTGAGGTGAAGGGTAAAGGCCTGTGTAGAGCCCCCACCCTCACCAACGCCACCATCCGATag
- the LOC114460561 gene encoding calcium uniporter regulatory subunit MCUb, mitochondrial-like, which yields MLLRSFFCGFGHQTFFRRWPCSVSVRVFSGVPSKEAFVHHSGGRPVLTLTLPVGGERRFPLTPMTTTVGDLLRDVTHAEPQVKHVALLNKDGQRISSCTVMETVLNDHFLLTINDTVYNVRSLRPGPSHEHVRNMDDMKHLIHLLHSALTLPEQRQRSQRLLLTRQQELQLQLQPLLTVKDQIAKEAELRATALGWAGLAYLSLQGGFLGYLTWYVFAWDIMEPVTFFISCTTSMIFFGYYLLTRQEFSCVHARDRQFLHFFYKRALLHKFDVQRYNQLTDELAKVNNDLRRLQNAVRLRLPVDHIQPLRDA from the exons ATGCTGCTCCGAAGCTTCTTCTGTGGTTTCGGACACCAAACCTTCTTCCGG CGTTGGCCGTGCTCTGTGAGCGTGCGTGTGTTCAGTGGGGTTCCCTCTAAAG AGGCGTTTGTCCACCACAGCGGGGGTCGGCCCGTCCTCACCCTCACACTTCCTGTTGGGGGAGAGCGCCGCTTCCCCCTCACCCCCATGACCACCACGGTGGGCGACCTGCTGAGGGACGTCACACACGCTGAGCCCCAGGTGAAACACGTCGCCCTGCTCAACAAAG ATGGTCAGAGGATCTCCTCCTGCACCGTCATGGAAACGGTTCTCAACGACCACTTCCTGCTCACCATCAATGACACGGTTTACAACGTGAGGTCACTGAGACCAG GGCCGTCCCATGAACACGTGCGTAACATGGACGACATGAAACACTTGATCCACCTGCTCCACTCAGCGCTAACGCTACCTGAACAGCGTCAGCGCTCACAGCGCCTCCTACTGACCCGACAACAGGAACTACAGCTACAGCTGCAGCCGCTGCTCACA GTGAAAGATCAGATTGCAAAAGAGGCGGAGCTCAGAGCAACCGCGCTGGGGTGGGCGGGGCTTGCTTACCTGTCATTGCAAGGAGGATTTCTGGGTTATCTCACCTG gtatGTGTTTGCCTGGGACATCATGGAGCCTGTGACCTTCTTCATCTCCTGTACGACCAGTATGATCTTCTTTGGTTACTACCTTCTCACCAGACAG GAGTTTTCGTGCGTCCATGCCAGAGACCGTCAGTTCCTTCACTTCTTCTACAAGAGAGCTTTGCTTCACAAGTTTGACGTCCAACGTTACAACCAGCTCACAGACGAGCTAGCAAAG GTGAACAACGACCTGCGACGGCTACAAAACGCTGTCCGTCTGCGTCTGCCGGTCGATCACATCCAGCCTCTCAGAGACGC